GGGCACAGCCAGTTTGTGGCGCAAGGCTTCCCGACGCTCCAGACGCCTCCGGGCACCTATTGGACGATGGTCCACGCGATCAGCCGGCAGGAAAGCCAGTTTGCACAAAATGCGATCAGCCATGCCGGTGCGCGCGGCCTGATGCAGCTGATGCCGGGCACAGCGCGCGAACAGGCGGGCAAGTTGGGCATGCAATATATGCGGGCCAACCTGATCGACAGCCCGAGTTACAACATCCGCCTCGGCAACGCCTATTTCGAACGCATGCTGAGCTATTATGGCGGCGCCTACCCGCTCGCCATCGCGGCCTATAATGCAGGGCCGGGCAATGTGAACAAGTGGCTGCGACGCAATGGCGATCCGCGCACGGGCGCAATCGACTATGTGACCTGGATCGAGAAGATTCCAATTTTCGAGACCAAGAACTACGTCCAGCGCGTGGTCGAAAATGCAGCCGTTTACGAGCAGCTCTATCCGCAGAACGCCCGCAATGGCCGCCCACGCATGGCCGGGGATTTCCTGCGCTAGACCCGCTTGCCGTGAACGCGCCATCCTATCCCATATCGCCTGCCGGCTATGCCGCGCTGAAGGCGCGCTATGACCATCTGTTGGGCACAGAACGCCCGGAGATTGTCGAAATCGTGAGCTGGGCCGCCGGCAATGGGGACCGGAGCGAGAACGGCGATTATCTCTACGGGCGCAAGCGCATGCGCGAGATTGATCGTGAACTGGCGTTCCTGGCCCGCCGTTTGAAAAACTCGCGCGTGATCGATCCTGCCGAGCAGCCGGACACCAGCAAGGCTTTCTTCGGCGCTACAGTGACGTTGGCGGACGAGAACGATGCGCGGAAAACCGTCACCCTGGTCGGCGACGACGAACAGGATGCCAGTGCCGGGCGGATCGGATGGTCGAGCCCGATGGCCCGCGCCCTGAAAGGGGCATCGGTTGGCGACTTGCGCATTGTCCACTTGCCATCAGGGCCGAAAGAATGGGAAGTCATGGCGATTGATTATGCGTAGCGTCACCGCCCTTCTCGCCTTGCTGGTTCTCGTCGCAGGCCCGGTCTCCGCCAAAGACGCATTGGGCGTATTTTCCGACTGGGGCGCTTTCCGCGATCCGCAGGCCCCGCGCTGCTATGCCATCGCCAAGCCCGCCAGCAGCCGGCAGCAGCGCGATTATGATCCCTACGCCACTGTCGGCACATGGCCTTCGCGTAATGTGCGGGGACAGGTCCATTTCCGCGTGTCACGCAATCTGTCGCCCGAACGATCAATAACCTTGATCATCAATGATCGCCGGTTCGAACTGACCGGCGGGGGCGGCGATGCTTGGGCCAGGGACAAGGCCATGGATGCCGCAATCGTCGCCGCCATGCGCGCCGGCAGCCAGATGGTCGTCAGCGCTACAGACAGTCGCGGCAGGCGCTTTTCCAATACGTATGATCTGTCCGGGGCGGCCACCGCGATGGATGCCGCGACTGTGGGCTGCGCCAACCGCTAGCAATCGGGCGCGCCCTGCCCTATATGCGCGGCTCCCATGGCAGATACCGCACTCATGAGCATCCCGGGACAGGTTGATCCCGTGCCCGCCCCGCGTGACATCACGCCGCGCGCCGATGGCCGTACCGATTTGATGGGTCTGCCAAAGGCGCGCATTCGCGAGCTGTTCCTGCAGGCCGGACTGGACGAGAAACAGGCCAAACTGCGCAGCAAGCAGGTCTATCATTGGCTCTATCATCGCGGCGTCACCGATTTTACCGCGATGACCGATATCGGCAAGACCATGCGCCCCTGGCTGGACGAACGCTTTGTCGTGGGCCGCCCCAATGTGGTCGAGGCCCAGCACAGCACCGACGGCACCCGCAAATGGCTGCTGCAAACTGATGACGGCCATGATTTCGAAATGGTCTTCATTCCCGATGCCGACCGGGGCACCTTGTGTGTCTCCAGTCAGGTCGGCTGCACGCTCAACTGCACGTTTTGCCACACCGGCACGATGAAGCTGGTGCGCAATTTGACGCCGGGCGAGATTGTCGGCCAGGTCATGCTGGCGCGCGATGCACTGGGCGAGTGGCCCAAGGGCAAGATGGATTTCGGCGACGAAGCGGATGAAAGCGAATATCGCGCTGATGGCCGCCTGCTAACCAACATCGTGATGATGGGCATGGGCGAGCCGCTCTATAATTTCGACAATGTCCGCGATGCGCTCAAGCTGGTGATGGATGGCGAAGGCCTCGGCCTGTCCCGACGCCGGATTACGCTTTCGACCAGCGGCGTTGTTCCCGCGATTGCAAAATGCGGCGATGAAATTGGCGTCAATCTGGCCGTCTCACTCCATGCCGTGACCAAGGACATTCGCGACGAGATTGTCCCCCTCAACCGCAAATACGGGATCGAGGAATTGCTGGAGGCTTGCGCGGCTTACCCCAAGGCCTCCAACGCGCGGCGCATTACGTTTGAGTATGTGATGCTGAAAGACAAGAACGACAGCGACGAAGATGCGCATGAGCTTGTCCGCCTGCTCAAGCATTACGACTTGCCGGCCAAGGTCAATTTGATCCCGTTCAATCCTTGGCCCGGCTCCGTCTATGAGTGTTCCACGCCGGAACGGATCAAGAGCTTCTCCAACATCGTGTTCGAAGCCGGGATCAGCGCGCCAGTCCGCACCCCGCGCGGACGCGATATCGATGCTGCCTGTGGCCAGTTGAAGACCGCTGCGGAGAAGAAAAGCCGCGCGCAGAGGGATCGGGAAGCGGCAGCAGAAGCTGCAGGCTAGTCAGCCGGTCCGATCACATCCGAGACCGCGTCCCGTGTGTCGGTCACGACAACTATCGTCCCGATCACGCCAAATGCCAGGACGCCGCCCAGGATGTAGAGCCCGGCATTGCCACCGCCGCCTTTCTCGTCATCTTCGTCTGCGCCCAGTCTCGGCCCGAAGGTGGTCATGGGCTGGCCATTCAGCATCATCGTCGGACGCTGTTCGAGTGTGAAAGACAATGCTGTCCGGCGAAGGACCGCCCGATCTGCCAGATTGCGGTCGAAAGTTAGCGAGGATGCAAATTGATCCCCGCCGATACGGGCTGATTCCATGGCGAAGTCCAGCCGTGGCTTGGATTCTCTCGCAGAGCGTGGGCCGCCCAAGGGAATAGTCAGGGATGCCATCCCGCGCATTTCGGATTGGCCCGCATTCTCGACCTCACGCAGGCTCTGCGCCGACACGGGCGCACTGACCAGGGCCAGCGCTGCCCCGCAAGCCATCAGGCCTGCACTGAAATGTTTCTCCATCACCCCATTCCCTTTCGCGTGCAGAATTTCGCGCACCAGTGGCACTAATCCCAGAAAGATGGCAGAAAAACGGCTGGGACATCAACTGGATGTGGAGGAGCCCCGAATGTCAGCCGATCCGGCAACGATTGCTTTTTATGAGAAGCAGGCCCCTCACTACACAATGAGTTTCGGTCAGGCACCGCACCGCCATCTCGATGCATTTCTCGATCGGCTGCAGCCAGGAGCCCGCATTCTGGAATTGGGCTGCGGGGGCGGACAGGATTCCGCCCGCATTATCGAACGCGGGTTTGATCTTGATGCGACTGACGGCGTGGAGGCTATGGCGCGCAAGGCCAATGAACGCTTCAATGTTGGTGCGCGGGTCATGCAATTCCAGGACCTGTCTGCTGTGGCAGTATACGATGCCGTCTGGGCCCATGCCTGCTTGCTCCATGCCGCGCGGGCGGACCTGCCAGGCATCCTGGCAGCCATTCACAGGTCGTTGAGGCCAGGTGGTTGGCACTTTGCCAACTACAAGCTGGGCGACGGCGAAGGCCGGGATCTGTTGGGCCGTCTGCACAATTTCCCCGATGAGTCATGGATTACCCGGGCCTACGAAACGGCGGGTTTCACGATTACCGCGCAGGAGGTCTATCCGGGCAAGGCTGCAGATGGCACACAGCGAGACTGGATCGCGCTGACTTGTCAAAGGGATGCCTTATGAAACCTGTTGTCGATGCAATCTGCGTCGGGACCGCGAAGCCATTCCGCGACGGGGAGCAAAGTGCCTTCGCCAAGGAACCGGTTGCGGGGCCGGTTGCTATCGGTGCCGAGGGTCTCGTCGGCGATACGCAGGCAGACCGCAAACATCATGGTGGACCGCATATGGCTGTGCATCTCTACCCGCGTGCGCATCACGTATATTGGGAGCACGAACTGGGCGGCCACGATGTTCTTGCCTTGCCGGGCGCGTTCGGAACCAATCTGTCGGTCGACGGGATTTGCGAGCGGGATGTCTACCTTGGCGACCGTTTCCAACTGGGTGAAGCCGTGCTGGAAATCAGCCAACCCCGTTTGCCCTGCTGGAAGATAGAGCATCGCTTCGATCGCAAAGGCATGGTCGCAAAGATCATCGCAACCGGGCGATCGGGTTGGTACTTCCGGGTTATCCAGCAGGGCGTTGCGGAGTCTGGCCAGCGGCTTGAACGGGTCGAGACGGGCCGCACGCCATGGACAATCGAGCAGGTCTTCCTATCCATCGTCAATCCGAAGAGCGGAGCCAGCAAGGACGATTTGTTAGCGATGGCCGATTGCGATCTCTTGTCCCCTAGCTGGCGTGATGGCGCGGCGAAAAAGGCTTCCGCGCTCTAGCGTGACCAGATTCGAGAGCTTTCCTACGCAACGCTTCTATGCTCCACTCGCGGGCATGTCCCTCGTCCGATTAAAATACGCAGTCCCGCCGTCTGAAACAGGCCGCAACGGGTTGTCAGGAATTCTCGCCAGGACTGTGTTCCATGTGTTCCATCGCGTAGGATTCCGGAGGGTCCCTGATGCCTAAACCAGCCGTTCTCGTCACCGGTGGATCCAAGCGGATCGGCGCGGCTATCTCGCACCGTTTCGCGGTGGCCGGCTGGCATGTCGTCATCCATTATCACTCAAATGTCGATGATGCGCAGGTTCTCGCCGACACCCTGCCCTCCGCCGAAATCATCGCTTGCGATCTGCGCGACGCAGATGCTGCTGCGGCTATGATCACGCAGTTGGCAAACCGGCTGCCCGATTGGCGCGTGCTGGTGAACAATGCATCTGTCTTCGCCTATGACGATGTAACCGGGATCGATGCGCCAACGTATAGTGCAGCAATGCAAGTCAACGCGCACTCCCCTGCCCTGATGGCCCAGACCTACTTCCAGACTGCCCGGTCGGACGCCGGGCGACGCGTGATCCAGATCACCGATATGAAGCTGGCCAATACCAATCCGGATTTCTTCAGCTACACGATGAGCAAACATGCCGTGAACGGCGCGATCGGGATGATGGCCAAAGCTACGCCCGATCCGCGCGACCGCATCTATGGCGTCGCCCCCGGTGCGATCCTGGCCAGCCATGACCAGACCGAAGGCGAAACCGACATATCCCACAAATTGAACCTGTTGCAGCGGAAGACCGGGGCTGATGAAATAGCCGATGCAGCCCTGTTTCTGGCCGATGGAGCACTGGCAAGCGGCGAAACCTTGTACATCGATAGCGGGCAGCATTTGCTAAACCAGCCACGCGATGTCATCTATTTGGCCAGAGAGGGGTCTCGCCAATGAAAAAACACGTTCTTTCGACCCGGTTGTGGCACTGGATCAACCTGATCAGTATCGTAATACTGTTCATGTCGGGCCTCAATATTTCCAATGCCCATCGCCGCTTGTATTGGGGCGACTGGGGCTTTGCCCCCGAACATGCATGGCTGGAGGTTCCCCGCTTTCCCGGCTGGATGACGATCCCAGATTTCTACAGCCTGGCGCAGGCGCGTGACTGGCACATACTGATGGCGTGGCCATTTGCTGTAGCCTTGCTGTTCATGTGGATCGCGATGATCGTCAATGGCCATTTCAAACGCGATCTGACCACCACCCGCACCGAATGGAAGCCCGCAGCCATCTGGGATGACATCAAGCAGCATGCGAAGTTCAATTTCGATCATGGGGAAGGGAAATACAACTTCCTGCAAAAGTTCAGCTACGGAATGGTCCTGGGCGTTTTCCTGCCGATGATGGTGTTTACCGGAATGGCGATCAGCCCGGGCATGGAACCGGTCTGGGGCTGGTTTTCCGACCTCGTCGGCGGACGCCAGAGCGCACGCAGCCTGCACTTCATCTTCGCCTGGCTCGTCTTCGGCTTTTTCGTCGTCCACCTGCTGCTGGTGATCGTGCACAAACCGTTCCAGCAATTGCGAGACATGATAACCGGAGGCAAGGCATGAGCACGTCAGATCAACGTTGGGCCATGAAACGTCGCGGCGTACTGGCCGGTATGACGGCGTTCCTCGCGGCCGGGTGCCAGAAAGTCTCCGAAAGCACGACAGGGCGCTCTTTGCTCGATGCAGCGCAGGGGTGGCATCAGGGCGCCAACCGGTTGCTGGGCGGACGGACCGGCATGGCCAAGGAGTATGACCGGTCCGAACGGTCACCGTTCTTCCGTGGCAACGGTTCGGTCAATCCGCAAAACGGCGACTACCAGGAACAGGTCGCGGCCAGTTTCGCCAACTGGCGGCTGGAAGTGGGCGGCCTGGTCAACAATCCCATGTCGCTTTCGCTCGAGAACATTCGCGCCTTGCCCCAGCGCACCCAGATTACGCGACATGATTGCGTCGAGGGTTGGAGCGCAATCGGCGAATGGACCGGGCCGCAGCTTTCCACTCTGCTCGAGGCTGCCGGCGTGCAGGACAATGCGCGCTATATCGTGTTCCGCTGTGCCGATAACCTCAACGGCCAGGACTATTACGAGAGTGTCGATATGATCGACGCCTATCACCCGCAAACTATCGTGGCGCATCTCCTCAATGGAGAGCCGCTACCCGTGCGCAACGGAGCGCCGCTGCGAATGCGGATCGAGAAGCAGTTAGGTTACAAGCATCCTAAGTACCTGACAGGGATCGAAGCCGTCGCCAGCCTGGACGATATCGGCGATGGCAAAGGCGGTTATTGGGAAGATCGCGCCGGTTACCAATGGTACGCAGGCATTTAGTCTTCAGGATAAATCCGCTGCATGGCGTCCCAATCGGCCGCAACCATTTGCTCGAGCACGTCCATATCAACATCCGCCAGCTTGTTGATATAAAGGCAGCTCTTGCCGGTCTTGTACTTGCCCAGCTTCGCCAGCAATTCGTCGCGACGCTTGCCCGCAATATCATCGCAGTATCCGCCCATCAGATAAAGCGAGTGCTTGGCCTTCCTCGGGCTGAAGCCCGCCCGCATCCAGTGCACATCGCGTCCACTGGCATACGTCGTGCGATAAGAGCCGTAGCCGATGATGGTCGGGCCCCACATCTTCGGCGCCTCGCCCGTAACGCGGCGGAACAAAGCATCGATAGCTTCCGCATCCTGACGTTTAGCTTCGGGTTCGACCGCAGCGATAAACGCAGCCGGATCGACATCGGTGATCTGTGTTTTTGCCTCTGCCATGCCTGCCATCCTATCGCCATCTTGGCACGGCACCAAGCCCCGCCTGTAACCCGTAGTTTGCCCCTGACGGAGAGTGATGCATGAGCAAGACCCTTCTTGATCGATTCCTTACCGCCGGCGTCAAACAGGGTCGGCTGCGTGTGACCTTCGCTGATGGAACCACTTCGGAATATGGCGCGCCCGCTGCCAGCTACCCCTCTGTCGCGATCCGGTTAACCGACCGCAAAGTGCCACGCGACATAATTTTCGACCCCCGTATCGGCGCGGCCGAAGCTTTCATGGATGGCCGCCTGGTGCTGGAAGAAGGCGAGATCATGGATCTGGTTGAGCTGTTGCGGGCCAACAATCCATGGGACAAGGGCGGCAATTTCGGGCGCCCGAGCAAGCTCAAACGGTTGAAGAACTCGGCTGCTTTCGCACTGGAGCAGGTTAACAATCGCGTCGGCTCCAAATCCAACGTCGCGCATCACTACGACATCGGTAATGACCTGTATGAGCTGATGCTCGATGCCGAGCATATGCAGTATAGCTGCGCCTATTGGCCCTCACCCGACATTACGTTGGGAGAGGCACAGCGAGCCAAACTGGCGCATATCGCTGCCAAACTGGCTTTGGAGCCCGGCAATACCGTTCTCGATATCGGATGCGGCTGGGGCGGGATGGCGATCTTCCTGGCGCAGCATTTCGATGTGAGAGTAACCGGGATCACTCTTTCGGAGGAGCAACTCGCCCTTGCCCGCCAGCGGGTCGAGGCAGCAAGTGTGGCTGACAAGGTCAGCATAGAGTTGATCGACTATCGCGATTTCGCCGCCAATGGCACGCAGTTTGACCGGATTGTCTCCGTCGGCATGTTCGAACATGTCGGCCGCCCTCAATTCGAAACCTTTTTCGAAGCTTGCGCCAAGATCCTGAGGGATGACGGCGTGATGCTTCTCCATACGATCGGCCGCATGGGTATGCCCGGCACGACCGATGCGTTCACTCGAAAGTACATATTCCCCGGCGGCTATATCCCTGCCCTTAGCGAAACAGTCGCCGCCAGCGAGAAGGTCCGCCTCATCGCCAGCGATGTCGAGACCCTGCGCCTCCATTATGCCTACACGCTGCGCGAATGGTATCGCCGCTGCATGGAGCACAAGGATGCCATCGTTGCCATGTATGATGAGAAATTCTTCCGCATGTGGACCTTTTACCTCTCCGGAGCGACCGCAGCATTCGAACATGGCGGTATGTGCAACTACCAGATCCAGTTTGTGCGCCAGCGACGCAGCTTGCAGATAACAAGAGATTACATGCGCGAAGGCGAGCTTGGCCTGAGCGCAAGCTAACTCCGCTTGCCGCCTTTCGCAGGGCCTGATACCCGCGCCGCGACTTTGCGGAGTGCTGTGAGAATGCCTGACCTGAAACGTGTTGTGCTCGCCTATAGCGGTGGCCTTGATACCTCTGTGATTGCCAAATGGCTGGAAACAGAGCGCGGGCTGGAGGTCGTTACCTTCACAGCCGATCTCGGCCAGGGCGAAGAACTGGAGCCGGCGCGCAAGAAGGCGCAGGCGATGGGCATTCCTGACAAGCACATCTTCATCGAAGACCTGCGCGAAGAATTTGTGCGCGACTATGTGTTCCCGATGATGCGCGCCAATGCGCGGTATGAGGGCGACTATCTGCTCGGCACCAGTATAGCACGGCCATTGATCTCCAAACGCCTTGTTGAGATTGCCCATGAAACCGGCGCCGATGCGATAGCCCATGGCGCAACTGGCAAGGGCAATGACCAGGTCCGGTTTGAGCTCAGCGCCTATGCACTTGATCCCGACATCACAGTCATCGCTCCTTGGCGCGAATGGGATCTCACCAGCCGTACTTCGCTGATAGCATGGGCAGAGAAGCACCAGATCGCGGTGCCCAAGGACAAGCGTGGCGAAAGCCCGTTTTCGACCGATGCAAACCTGCTGCACACATCCTCCGAAGGCAAAGTGCTGGAGGATCCGTGGGAGGAGACACCGGATTATGTCTATTCGCGCACGGTGAATCCAGAAGATGCACCCGACAAACCCGAATACATCACGATCGAATTCAAGCACGGTGACGGCGTGGCGCTCAACGGCGAAGCAATGAGCCCGGCGACATTGCTCGCCGCACTCAACGAATTGGGTCGCAAACATGGTGTCGGTCGTCTGGACCTGGTCGAGAACCGCTTTGTCGGCATGAAGAGCCGCGGCATGTACGAGACGCCCGGTGGTGAAATCTATGCGCGTGCGCATCGCGGCATCGAGCAGATCACGCTCGACCGGGGTGCTGCCCATCTCAAAGATGAACTGATGCCGCGCTATGCCGAGATCATCTACAACGGTTTTTGGTTCAGCCCCGAACGAGAGATGCTGCAGGCCGCGATCGACTTGAGCCAGGAAAAGGTGAATGGCACCGTGCGGCTCAAGCTCTATAAAGGTAATGCAGCTGTAGTCGGTCGGAAATCACCGGACTCATTGTACTCAGAAGCCCACGTGACGTTTGAGGATGATGCCGGCGCCTATAATCAAAGTGATGCCGAAGGCTTCATCCGACTCAACGCGCTGCGATTGAAGTTGCTTGGTAAGCGCGATCGCTAGATCGGCCGCAGCCAGAACGCGTCTTTGTTCTCATAATCGCAGTGGAATCGATGAAGCGTTGAGTTATTCACCGCTGTCCACAGCCAAGAATTGAAAAAGTGGAAAAGTCGCTCTTTTCGCGCTTGCCAGAAGCCGATTCGCGGCGCAGATTGATCTTATCGAAACGATGAGAAAGACTCGAGATTGAAGGTCTAACGGCCCGAATATTAAGGGAAATTCAATTTGCTTCGATGTGGAAGCGACTGTCCACGCGACCTAAGAGAGTTGATTGAGGAAGGCCTCGGCTGGATTCAAAAAAAGCTCGTTGACGAGGACGCGATGTGTAGCTGCCACGATCGGAAAGTCCGGTTGGAAAGGACGGGAAAAGGAGGCTTCGGCCAAATGGAACCGGATTGGAAAACCATCAAGGGCGGAACGATCATCGGTAATGCCGATGGAATCAGGATTTGGTGAAAGCAGGCTTCGGCTTGCGGAAGCAAAGTCCTCCAACGGAACAGCCGGATGCCGGTGCGAGCGCCGGTGGAAGAACGCGGGCCTTAGGGCACGCGGAAATCGCCGGAGGCCAAGCGCTACCGGAACGAAAGCATCGCAAGATGCTGGAGGAAAGGAAGACCACGCGCTGGTAAGAGTGGGGTCGGCAGAAATGCCGGCCCCATTTGCTTTGGGTCAGTCAAATACGAAATCCACTCGTGAGACCTATCGCAAGATGAGCGCACAAGCGAGGAAGACTGGCGAACTCGGTTGACTTCGACTCATCGCCAAAATCGCTCGACTCAAGGCAGGATGTGTCCGGAACGCGCCGAATTCTCATTAAGAACCTCCAATTCTTCAGCCTCAATGTGTATTTGCCGCCTCCATGGAAGGCACGATCCACCACCGCGTCTGGCGCGCAATCTCGGCGACCGCCTTTGCTGCGGCGCTTGCACTTCCCGCGCAGGCTTCAACTCCTGCTATGACAGCGGAAGGCATTTCCGAAGCTGAATTCGAATCGAGCTTTGAACGTTTTGATGCTCTTCCTGCGATTCCGGAGCCTTCGGGCAACGTGGTTGATCTGGACAGTTTCGAACCCCCGATCGAAGTTGAGAAAGAATCGGTTGCAGACATATCTGGGCGATCTCTCGGGTTCGGCGTAGCGTCCTATTATGGTCGACGCTTCCATGGCCGGCGGACGGCAAATGGCGAACGGTTCGACATGAATGCGCTAACCGCCGCCCATAAGACCCTACCTTTCGGCTCACGCGTCCGGGTAACTAATCCCAGGAACGGGAAGTCAGTGGTTGTGCGCATCAACGATCGCGGCCCCTTCATCCGTGGCCGCACCATCGATCTTTCTCGCAATGCCGCACAAAAGCTCGGCATTATCCAGCGCGGGCACGGCCGGGTGGAGCTCGAACTCCTCAAATAGAGTTCATTCGCCCGAGTGCCTTTGAGGCGCTTTACAGCTTCAACTCACTTACATCGCGAAAGCTACCGATCGTTCCGCGCACGAAGGTGTTGAATGCGATCGAGTGCCTGTTCTGCTGGCTGCTATTCGCCTCCACATAGTGCTGGAGGCTCGAGCTGAAGAGAACCAGATCCCCCTTTTTCGGCACCACTGCATTGCGCGGAGCATTGTATATGTTCTGTTTGCGACCATCGATCCCCAGTTCGATCTGGCGATAGGTGTTGTGCCTTTCGAAGATCATGTTGCCGGGCGGGTCGGGCATGTCGGTGTAATAGAGTGATCCCGAGACCATAGAGTTCGAATGCGTGTGCCCGTGCATGCCGACGCCGGGCGGATTCATCAGCGCCCAGCTCTGCGTCACTTCCAGCCGGTGCTGCACACCCATTACTTCGCTGGCATACGTGTCGAGCGCTTCCTGCACTGCCTTGGCGACGCTCTTCATCTCGGGCCGATTGAACAGATAGAGCTCGTCCGAGATCTGGTTCACCTGGTTGGTGTTCATCTTCAGCGCCTTGATGAATGCCTCCTGCTTCGTAGAGATCGCATCGGCGATATTGGTGATGAAATACGGCTCGGCGAAGAGCGGTTTTACGTCGAAAGCACGCGCAGCAGTCCTAGTGGCCATCGCGGTGGAATCCCCCATTCCATGTCTACCCGCGCAGACCCTAGACGCGGCCCATACCGACTCGCAAGGGGCGCTTCAGTATTCACCCCGCAACACAAGCCCTGATCGCCCAACGACTCAAGGGGATCGACGGACGACAGGCCCCGCAACGCGCACAACGCGCACAAACGCAGCCCCTCGCCCTTCGAACCCGTTCTCAATCCTCCAGCTGGCCGCGGATCGCGCCGCCGGGGAACTCGGCCGTGTGCAGATTGACATAGTACTGGCCCGGCTTGTTCCCGATCGAGCGCGCCAGCGATCCCTCCACCGTATCGCATTTGGGCGTGTTGTCCGGCGTCAGCTCCAGCGTCATCACCGGCGGCCCGTTTTCGCCCGCATCGCCCTTGTGAATATGCGCCACGGTCATCTCCACATCGCCGGCGGTGAAGGTGTAGCAGACTTCGCCTGTCTTCGGATCGATCTCGGCATTGAAGTCGGCAAAGCCTTCCTCCGCCCCGCCGCCGACCACGGCTTCCCCGTCCAGCGCGGTGAAGACGTAGAGCTTTTCGGGCGGCGGGATCACTTGCGCCGAAAGGGTGAGTATGGGCGCAGCGCCCAGCATCAGTGTCGCTGCGACAGGCGCAAACGTGAAACGAGAAGTCCCCATCATGTCAGATACCTCCGCGCTGCCGCCGGAGCCCCGTGGGACGGCCCCACGTCCGGGACGGCGGGATAGCGCACAGCAGAGTATAGGCGCATTCGGCGCACCGGGGAAGAGTCATTGCAGCCGCGCGTCCAGCTCCTCCTCGCTGGTCACCAGCCACCATTCGTCCAGCCCCGCCTCGAAGGCTTCGAGCTGCAGATCCTCCACCGCCCAACCGGCCTCCCCCTCGACAAGCTCGGTCGGCAACTGGGCCCCGCGCGGGCGGGCGGCCTCCATGCGTGCGAGGCGGTTTTCCAGCCACATCGGGTCGTCCGGCCCTGGCGGCGTGCCATCCTCGTCGCGACAGGCGCCATCATGCCCGTCGCCACTCTCCGCGCCACCCTCTTCGGCCCCTTCTGCGCCACATGGCCCGTTCTCCGCACACGTCTCGCAATCCGGCCCCTCGTCCGCCTCCAGCGCCTCCCCGCAAACCCTACAGGATGGAACACATGGAACACTGTCCTGGCGTTCTTCCTCCGGAGCCTCCTGCGCCCCAGCCTGCAGCACGATGGCGTCCAGCTCACGCCCCTCGCGCAGGGCATCAATCCGGTCATCGAGCACCGCGACAGTGC
This is a stretch of genomic DNA from Parerythrobacter jejuensis. It encodes these proteins:
- a CDS encoding molybdopterin-dependent oxidoreductase; this translates as MSTSDQRWAMKRRGVLAGMTAFLAAGCQKVSESTTGRSLLDAAQGWHQGANRLLGGRTGMAKEYDRSERSPFFRGNGSVNPQNGDYQEQVAASFANWRLEVGGLVNNPMSLSLENIRALPQRTQITRHDCVEGWSAIGEWTGPQLSTLLEAAGVQDNARYIVFRCADNLNGQDYYESVDMIDAYHPQTIVAHLLNGEPLPVRNGAPLRMRIEKQLGYKHPKYLTGIEAVASLDDIGDGKGGYWEDRAGYQWYAGI
- a CDS encoding cytochrome b/b6 domain-containing protein; the protein is MKKHVLSTRLWHWINLISIVILFMSGLNISNAHRRLYWGDWGFAPEHAWLEVPRFPGWMTIPDFYSLAQARDWHILMAWPFAVALLFMWIAMIVNGHFKRDLTTTRTEWKPAAIWDDIKQHAKFNFDHGEGKYNFLQKFSYGMVLGVFLPMMVFTGMAISPGMEPVWGWFSDLVGGRQSARSLHFIFAWLVFGFFVVHLLLVIVHKPFQQLRDMITGGKA
- a CDS encoding SDR family oxidoreductase; protein product: MPKPAVLVTGGSKRIGAAISHRFAVAGWHVVIHYHSNVDDAQVLADTLPSAEIIACDLRDADAAAAMITQLANRLPDWRVLVNNASVFAYDDVTGIDAPTYSAAMQVNAHSPALMAQTYFQTARSDAGRRVIQITDMKLANTNPDFFSYTMSKHAVNGAIGMMAKATPDPRDRIYGVAPGAILASHDQTEGETDISHKLNLLQRKTGADEIADAALFLADGALASGETLYIDSGQHLLNQPRDVIYLAREGSRQ
- the greB gene encoding transcription elongation factor GreB, producing MNAPSYPISPAGYAALKARYDHLLGTERPEIVEIVSWAAGNGDRSENGDYLYGRKRMREIDRELAFLARRLKNSRVIDPAEQPDTSKAFFGATVTLADENDARKTVTLVGDDEQDASAGRIGWSSPMARALKGASVGDLRIVHLPSGPKEWEVMAIDYA
- the rlmN gene encoding 23S rRNA (adenine(2503)-C(2))-methyltransferase RlmN, whose protein sequence is MADTALMSIPGQVDPVPAPRDITPRADGRTDLMGLPKARIRELFLQAGLDEKQAKLRSKQVYHWLYHRGVTDFTAMTDIGKTMRPWLDERFVVGRPNVVEAQHSTDGTRKWLLQTDDGHDFEMVFIPDADRGTLCVSSQVGCTLNCTFCHTGTMKLVRNLTPGEIVGQVMLARDALGEWPKGKMDFGDEADESEYRADGRLLTNIVMMGMGEPLYNFDNVRDALKLVMDGEGLGLSRRRITLSTSGVVPAIAKCGDEIGVNLAVSLHAVTKDIRDEIVPLNRKYGIEELLEACAAYPKASNARRITFEYVMLKDKNDSDEDAHELVRLLKHYDLPAKVNLIPFNPWPGSVYECSTPERIKSFSNIVFEAGISAPVRTPRGRDIDAACGQLKTAAEKKSRAQRDREAAAEAAG
- a CDS encoding class I SAM-dependent DNA methyltransferase produces the protein MSADPATIAFYEKQAPHYTMSFGQAPHRHLDAFLDRLQPGARILELGCGGGQDSARIIERGFDLDATDGVEAMARKANERFNVGARVMQFQDLSAVAVYDAVWAHACLLHAARADLPGILAAIHRSLRPGGWHFANYKLGDGEGRDLLGRLHNFPDESWITRAYETAGFTITAQEVYPGKAADGTQRDWIALTCQRDAL
- a CDS encoding MOSC domain-containing protein, which codes for MKPVVDAICVGTAKPFRDGEQSAFAKEPVAGPVAIGAEGLVGDTQADRKHHGGPHMAVHLYPRAHHVYWEHELGGHDVLALPGAFGTNLSVDGICERDVYLGDRFQLGEAVLEISQPRLPCWKIEHRFDRKGMVAKIIATGRSGWYFRVIQQGVAESGQRLERVETGRTPWTIEQVFLSIVNPKSGASKDDLLAMADCDLLSPSWRDGAAKKASAL
- a CDS encoding invasion associated locus B family protein; amino-acid sequence: MRSVTALLALLVLVAGPVSAKDALGVFSDWGAFRDPQAPRCYAIAKPASSRQQRDYDPYATVGTWPSRNVRGQVHFRVSRNLSPERSITLIINDRRFELTGGGGDAWARDKAMDAAIVAAMRAGSQMVVSATDSRGRRFSNTYDLSGAATAMDAATVGCANR
- a CDS encoding DUF1801 domain-containing protein gives rise to the protein MAEAKTQITDVDPAAFIAAVEPEAKRQDAEAIDALFRRVTGEAPKMWGPTIIGYGSYRTTYASGRDVHWMRAGFSPRKAKHSLYLMGGYCDDIAGKRRDELLAKLGKYKTGKSCLYINKLADVDMDVLEQMVAADWDAMQRIYPED